A single Hippocampus zosterae strain Florida chromosome 19, ASM2543408v3, whole genome shotgun sequence DNA region contains:
- the psmc6 gene encoding 26S proteasome regulatory subunit 10B isoform X1, translated as MADNRDKALQDYRKKLLEHKEVDGRLKELREQLREQTKQYEKSENDLKALQSVGQIVGEVLKQLTEEKFIVKATNGPRYVVGCRRQLDKSQLKPGTRVALDMTTLTIMRYLPREVDPLVYNMSHEDPGSVSYSEIGGLSEQIRELREVIELPLTNPELFQRVGIIPPKGCLLYGPPGTGKTLLARAVASQLDCNFLKVVSSSIVDKYIGESARLIREMFNYARDHQPCIIFMDEIDAIGGRRFSEGTSADREIQRTLMELLNQMDGFDTLHRVKMIMATNRPDTLDPALLRPGRLDRKIHIELPNEQARLDILKIHSSLITKHGEIDFEAIVKLSDGFNGADLRNVCTEAGLFAIRSDREYVTQEDFMKAVRKVADSKKLESKLDYKPV; from the exons ATGGCGGACAACCGGGATAAAGCGCTACAAGATTACCGTAAAAAATTGCTGGAACACAAAGAAGTTGACGGACGGTTAAAAGAAT TGAGAGAACAGTTGCGAGAACAAACCAAACAGTATGAAAAGTCAGAGAATGACCTCAAAGCTCTGCAGAGTGTTGGCCAG ATTGTCGGAGAAGTCCTCAAACAGCTGACGGAGGAAAAAT tcATTGTCAAGGCAACAAATGGTCCTCGTTATGTGGTTGGATGCCGTAGACAG TTGGACAAGTCACAGTTGAAACCAGGCACAAGAGTGGCTTTAGATATGACTACGCTGACTATAATGAG gtaccTGCCTCGGGAGGTGGACCCTCTGGTGTACAATATGTCCCACGAAGACCCCGGCAGCGTCTCCTACTCTGAAATTGGTGGATTGTCAGAACAGATCCGAGAGCTGAGAGAG GTGATTGAGCTTCCCCTGACCAACCCCGAGCTTTTCCAACGAGTCGGAATCATCCCCCCAAAAGGCTGCCTGCTCTACGGCCCACCAG GTACTGGGAAGACTCTTTTAGCCAGGGCGGTTGCAAGTCAACTGGACTGTAACTTCCTCAAG GTGGTGTCCAGCTCCATCGTTGACAAATATATCGGTGAGAGCGCCAGGCTCATCAGAGAGATGTTCAACTATGCCCGGGACCATCAGCCTTGCATTATCTTCATGGATGAGATTGATGCCATCG GTGGTCGACGTTTCTCTGAGGGAACCTCTGCTGACAGAGAGATTCAGAGGACTTTGATGGAG CTGCTGAACCAGATGGACGGATTTGACACACTGCACAGAGTCAAGATGATCATGGCAACGAACAGACCCGACACTCTGGACCCCGCCCTGCTACGACCCGGCCGACTTGACCGCAAAATCC ACATCGAGCTGCCCAACGAACAGGCTCGTCTGGACATCCTCAAAATCCACTCCAGTCTCATCACCAAACATGGAGAAATAG ATTTTGAAGCCATTGTTAAGCTGTCCGATGGTTTCAACGGAGCCGATTTAAGAAACGTTTGCACAGAAGCAG GTTTGTTTGCTATCCGCTCCGACAGAGAGTACGTCACCCAAGAGGACTTCATGAAAGCCGTGCGAAAAGTGGCCGATTCAAAGAAGCTGGAGTCCAAGCTGGACTACAAGcctgtatag
- the psmc6 gene encoding 26S proteasome regulatory subunit 10B isoform X2, translating into MTTLTIMRYLPREVDPLVYNMSHEDPGSVSYSEIGGLSEQIRELREVIELPLTNPELFQRVGIIPPKGCLLYGPPGTGKTLLARAVASQLDCNFLKVVSSSIVDKYIGESARLIREMFNYARDHQPCIIFMDEIDAIGGRRFSEGTSADREIQRTLMELLNQMDGFDTLHRVKMIMATNRPDTLDPALLRPGRLDRKIHIELPNEQARLDILKIHSSLITKHGEIDFEAIVKLSDGFNGADLRNVCTEAGLFAIRSDREYVTQEDFMKAVRKVADSKKLESKLDYKPV; encoded by the exons ATGACTACGCTGACTATAATGAG gtaccTGCCTCGGGAGGTGGACCCTCTGGTGTACAATATGTCCCACGAAGACCCCGGCAGCGTCTCCTACTCTGAAATTGGTGGATTGTCAGAACAGATCCGAGAGCTGAGAGAG GTGATTGAGCTTCCCCTGACCAACCCCGAGCTTTTCCAACGAGTCGGAATCATCCCCCCAAAAGGCTGCCTGCTCTACGGCCCACCAG GTACTGGGAAGACTCTTTTAGCCAGGGCGGTTGCAAGTCAACTGGACTGTAACTTCCTCAAG GTGGTGTCCAGCTCCATCGTTGACAAATATATCGGTGAGAGCGCCAGGCTCATCAGAGAGATGTTCAACTATGCCCGGGACCATCAGCCTTGCATTATCTTCATGGATGAGATTGATGCCATCG GTGGTCGACGTTTCTCTGAGGGAACCTCTGCTGACAGAGAGATTCAGAGGACTTTGATGGAG CTGCTGAACCAGATGGACGGATTTGACACACTGCACAGAGTCAAGATGATCATGGCAACGAACAGACCCGACACTCTGGACCCCGCCCTGCTACGACCCGGCCGACTTGACCGCAAAATCC ACATCGAGCTGCCCAACGAACAGGCTCGTCTGGACATCCTCAAAATCCACTCCAGTCTCATCACCAAACATGGAGAAATAG ATTTTGAAGCCATTGTTAAGCTGTCCGATGGTTTCAACGGAGCCGATTTAAGAAACGTTTGCACAGAAGCAG GTTTGTTTGCTATCCGCTCCGACAGAGAGTACGTCACCCAAGAGGACTTCATGAAAGCCGTGCGAAAAGTGGCCGATTCAAAGAAGCTGGAGTCCAAGCTGGACTACAAGcctgtatag
- the cgrrf1 gene encoding cell growth regulator with RING finger domain protein 1, whose translation MAGGYLITLYEYSPLFYISVVSLCFVVTAAMVLGWFGFDVPVILRSSDDTESIQPTREKQMVQVTNPFSLEIGSRSASVADGTWLKPGCLEHCILNCFWGCEVSALQRALQAHQGGSRFSTPQHFKEALHRFYHHGQSFYISNEDREERYTCIPADQGISDFGPLPRRRYPLVAVLTLAEQEARDTYDIVASVTVIHVPDDIYNLSARILFQYLLTSQGNMYELKALFMSANISGESGHPDPDPITRPSETEHEEEEAAATVASSVEDEEEEDDKGWSDGQGRDCVVCQNAAINRVLLPCRHACVCDNCVSHFKHCPICRAFIQESFALTLGPAVNNELHYE comes from the exons ATGGCTGGAGGTTATTTAATCACATTGTACGAGTATTCGCCACTCTTTTATATTAGCGTGgtttctttgtgttttgttgtgacAGCTGCCATGGTCCTCGGCTG GTTTGGTTTTGATGTCCCGGTGATCCTGCGTAGCTCCGATGACACGGAGTCCATCCAACCAACACGTGAAAAGCAAATGGTTCAAGTGACTAATCCCTTTTCCCTCGAAATTGGTTCAAGATCCGCATCTGTTGCCG ATGGCACGTGGTTGAAGCCAGGTTGTTTGGAGCACTGCATCTTAAACTGTTTCTGGGGTTGCGAGGTCAGCGCCCTGCAGCGAGCATTGCAGGCCCACCAGGGTGGCTCCAGGTTCAGCACCCCACAGCATTTCAAGGAGGCCTTGCATCGCTTTTATCATCACGGCCAGAGCTTCTA TATCAGCAACGAAGACAGAGAGGAACGCTACACTTGTATTCCAGCTGATCAGGGAATCTCAGATTTTGGACCATTACCCAGACGACGCTATCCTCTCGTGGCTGTGTTGACCTTGGCGGAACAAGAAGCCCGAGACACCTATGACATT GTTGCCAGTGTCACCGTAATTCATGTACCAGATGATATATACAACCTGTCTGCAAGGATCCTCTTCCAGTACCTTCTCACCTCACAAGGGAACATGTACGAGTTAAAA GCTCTCTTCATGTCGGCTAATATTAGTGGGGAATCTGGTCATCCTGATCCCGACCCGATTACCCGTCCCAGTGAGACCGAgcatgaggaggaagaggcagCTGCGACGGTGGCGTCATCGgtagaggatgaggaggaagaagatgatAAAGGCTGGTCAGATGGGCAGGGCAGAGACTGTGTCGTGTGTCAAAACGCAGCCATCAACAGAGTATTGCTGCCCTGCAGGCATGCTTGTGTGTGCGACAATTGTGTCTCTCACTTCAAACACTGCCCCATATGTCGAGCTTTCATCCAGGAGTCCTTTGCCCTGACTCTTGGTCCTGCCGTGAACAATGAACTACATTACGAGTGA